The segment ACGATGAACTCATTGGACTGATGAGCCTTTTCAGCGTCGAAAGAGGAGAACTTGGTCATCATCCAAGTGACTTTGTTATTGAGAGGCTTCTCAATTAAGCTAAAACATTCAGCTGTTCCAGGTCTCTCAGTTTTCTGATCAGGAAGACTGGCACCAAACATACAACAATCTTCAATAAGGAACCCTTTGCTCTTAAGATCATCCAGTGACATCAAATTTGTAATCCCTTTTGCTATTGGTTTTGATGATGCACTAAAGTCCCATTTTACTGCATGCACGCATATAACACATGTTACATCAaaccttatatataaaaaagagatggagagagatgAGAAAGAGACCATTGGCTTTGGGGTACCATACTGCCTTTAGCTGACTTACGACATAGACCTGATACTCGAGCTCAACATCTAGTGGATCTTGATTCTCGAAGAAAATGGAGACATGTTCTTCATCCTCGTCATAATTCACAAGGATTTTCCTGTTTTCATACAAACATGAATAAGAAAAATGATGGTTAGTTTGAccggaaaaataaataaataaaaatgatcgagcttattaattatatataatttaattagcGTTTGTATGTTAAAACTTGTCAAAAATAAAGCTCTATACCATTTGCGACCACAGAGATCAAAAACAGAAGATTCGATACAATCAATCTCATACTTTGTGAGTAGAGAGAAATTGTCTATCTTGAACAAGTGAGAATTTGTGTGATTCTTCTTGAACTCTTGCACCATCACTGTGAAAAGGGAGAAAGAAAAGATTGAAACCTGCAACTGATCATGATAAtaacagatatatatatatatatactgaaaattatgttgtttttactttatttgatcaaaaaaaaaaaaaatgttgtttttaCTTTCAATGGGTATTGGTCGTGACATGTTAACAAGCTGCAAAATGATATGAgcttaaatttgtttatttttctgtgGAGAGGCGTTATTTGAGAATGCAAAATCAAATcgctatatatatacacacacattaCCAAACAAGAGCCGAGCATTAGTCTGATGTCTCCGTTTTGGCCCCCAACATTTGTTCGAATCGAACAAAAACATTAATTCATCGTGGAGTTAACGCTATATAAAGATTCGAGATTGTTGAGCATTTATACATCACATATAAAATTCCTACGTACAGTCGACCTTATCTCAAACTCGAAACCACATGCAACAATTATTCTCATATATATACGTCTGCAAGGAAAAATTAAAAGTTGAACTGAATAATCATGCGCTGCATAAACCAACAATTTTCATAATACTAAGCTCCAAAATTGTTGAACTAATAGAAAAAGAGATCGAGTATATGGACAGAGATTCGCAACCGATGATGTTATGTTGAGCACTGGTTGACCTCAGTCACCTCATGACTTCTTTTCCCTTGGCTCTGATTGTCTGGTTTAAGTTGACCTATATGGTCCCTGGGACTGCATGCAGAAGTTTTGGTTAGTCCAGGACATATTTCCTGGAACCAGAACCCAAAAAAACGAAACTTGACTGAAATTTACAAAAATCCGAACTGTTCCTATTTTCCTAAACTAGAAAAAGCCCAAACCAAAACGAACCGAGAACCAAATACCCGaatatcttaaatataataaaaatattacattattttagttttaaaaataactatataaaaatataatttacaaatcgaaaattatttttaaaacccGAATtacccaaatatttttttcggTTTTTACAGATTAAACTCgagatttccattttttttgtttttcggtTTCAAACCCAAACCATATACAAACCATTTCTAATTCGGTtacattttagaaaatttaaaataacactaaagatcataggcttcagtatatataacatttaccgaaaaactcaatattttcgttaacacatatattttgagaaaaattcaaaaatatgaaaatactgttttaatggatagttgcatccttcgctaacatatgataaaggtcaatgaggtttggaacttttgttgtccctgtttctctagaaaatagcgattttatagtggttagtccaccaatttatggagtattatgaagttttactaaattaattggcaaaaaattaaaacgatgtccatgtaccatgaaagagagtttaatatacattaatacaaatgtagaatgtgtttagagattttaaaacaacagtaaatatcatagacttcagtatatagaacatttaccaaaaaaaataaatattctcgTAGGGataaacacatagattttgaaaaaattcaaaaatatgaaaattatgttttaatgtatagttgcatcctttactaacatatgatgaaggtcaaagaggtttggaacctttgttgtttctgttttcctagagaatagcgattttatagtggttagtccaccaatttagggattattatgaagttttactaaattaattgacaaaaaatttaaacgatgtccatgtaccatgaaagatagtttaatatacattaatacaaatgtagaatgtatttaaaaattttaaaacaacaccaaagatcataggcttttcagtatataaaacatttaccaaaaaattcaatattttcgtaggggttaacacatagattttgagaaaaaattcaaaaatataaaatttttgttttaatacatagtttcatccttcagtaacatatgatgaaggtcaaagaggtttggaactttagttgtctccgtttctctagaaaataacgattttatagtggttagtccaccaagtTATAGAGTATTattaagttttacaaaattaattgacaaaaaaattaaaaagatgtcaatgtaccatgaaagagactttaatatatattaatacacaTGTACAATGTGTATAgacattttaaaacaatactaaagatcataggcttcagtatagagaacatttaccaaaatattaaatattttcataggggttaacgcataaatttgaagaaaaaatcaaaaatatgaaaattctgttttagtgcatagttgcatcatttactaacatatgatgaaggtaaaAGAGGTTtcgaacctttgttgtttccatTTTCCAAGAGAacatcaattttatagtggttagtccactaatttacggagtattatgaaattttactaaattaattgacaataaaattaaaacgatgtccatgtaccatgaaagagagtttaatatacattaatacaaatgtagaatgtgtttagaaattttaaaacaacactaaagatcataggcttcaagatatagaacatttacaaaaaaatcaatattttcgtagggacccaaagattttgagaaaaaattcaaaaatatgaaaattgtgttttaatgcataatttcatctttcactaacatatgatgaaggtcaaagaggttaggattttttggtgtctccgtttctttagaaaatagcgattttatagtggttagtccaccaatttatggagtattattaagttttactaaattaatttttttaaaaataaaacgatgtcaatttaccatgaaagagagtttaatatacattaatacaaatgtagaatgtgtttagaaattttaaaacaacactaaagatcataggtttcagtatataaaatatttaccaaaaaatcaatattttcgtaggggggttgacacatagattttgagaaaaaaattcataaatatgaaaattttgttataatgAATAGTTGCaaccttcactaacatatgatgaaggtcaaagaggtttgaaacttttgttgtctctgtttctctagaaaatagcgattttatagtggttagtccactaatttagggagtattatgaagttttactaaattaattgaaaaaaaattaaaacgatgtccatgtaccatgaaagagagtttaatataaattaatacaaatgtagaatgtgtttagaaattttaaaacaacactaaagatcataggcttccatatatagaacatttaccaaactattaaatattttcgtagggggttaacacataaattttttgagaaaaaatcaaaaatttgaaaagtctgttttaatgcatatttgcatcatttactaacatatgatgaaggtaaaAGAGGTTTCGAACCTTTGTTGTTTTCGTTTTCCAagagaataacaattttatagtggttattctaccaatttatgaagtattatgaaattttactaaattaattgacaaaaaattaaaacgatgtccatgtaccatgaaagagagtttaatatacattaatacaaatgtagaatgtgtttagaaattttaaaacaacactaaagatcataagcttcagtatatagaatatttacaaaaaatcaatattttcgtaggggttaacccatagattttgataaaaaatttaaaaatatgaaaattttgttttaatgcatagtttcatccttcactaacatatgataaaggtcaaagaggtcTGGATTTTTggtgtttccgtttctctagaaaatagcgattttatagtggttagtccaccaatttatggagtattattaagttttacgtaattaattttaaaaaactaaaacgatgtcaatgtaccatgaaagagagtttaatatacatcaatacaaatgtagaatgtgtttagaaattttaaaacaacactaaagatcataggcttatatagaacatttaccgaaaattcaatattttcgtaggggttgttaacccatagattttgaaaaaaattcaaaaaaatgaaaattttgttttaatgcatagttgcatcattcactaacatatgatgaaggtcaaagagctTTGTAACTTTTTTGTCTTTGTGTCTCTacaaaataacgattttatagtagttagtccactaatttatggagtattattaagttttaataaattaattaaaaacattaaaacgatgtcaatgtaccatgaaagagagtttaatatacattaatacaaatgtagaatgtgtttagaaattttaaaataacactaaagatcataggcttatatagaacatttaccaaaaaaaactcaatattttcgtaggggttaacccatagattttgagaaaaattcaaaaatatgaaaattttgtttttatgcatagttgcatccttcactaacatatgatgaaggtcaaagagctTTGTAACttttttgtctttgtttctctagaaaataacgattttatagttgttagtccACCAACTTATAGAGTATTattaagttttactaaattaattaaaaaaaattaaaacgatgtcaatgtaccatgaaagagattttaatatatatttttacaaatgtagaatgtgtttagaaattttaaaacaacactaaagatcataggcttatatagaacatttaccgaaaaactcaatattttcgtagggagttaacccatagattttgagaaaatttcaaaaatatgaaaattatgttttaatgcatagttgcatctttcactaacatgtgatgaaggtcaaagaaaTTTTGGACTTTTTTTTGTCCTTGTTTCCTAGAGAATAACAATTTTACAGTGGTTAGTCCATCAATTTAgggtgtattatgaagttttacaaaattaattgacaaaaaattaaaacgatgtccatgttcCTTGAAAGAGAGTTtgatacattaatacaaatgtagaatgtgtttagaaattttaaaacaacactaaagatcataggcttcaaaatatagaacatttacaaaaaaaatcaatatttacatagggacccatagattttgacaaaaaaaaatttaaaaatatgaaattttttttaatgcatagtttcatctttcactaacatataatgaaggtcaaagaggtatgAAACTTTTGGTGTCTCGGTTTCTgtagaaaataacgattttatagttgttagtccaccaatttatggagtattattaagttttactaaattaattgacaaaaaattataacgatgtcaatgtaccatgaaagagagtttaatatacattaatacaaatttagaatgtgtttagaaattttaaaacaacactaaagatcataggcatcagtatatagaacatttaccgaaaaactcaatattttcgtagaggtaaacacataaattttgagaaaaattcaaaaatatgaaaattttcttttaatgcatagtttcatccttcactaacatatgatgaaggtcaaagaggtttggaacttttggtgtctccgtttctctagaaaatagcgattttatagtggttagtcaaccaatttatggagtattattaattttaaaaaaataaaacgatgtcaatgtaccatgaaagagagtttaatatacattaatacaaatgtagaatgtgtttagaaattttaaaacaacactaaagatcataggcttatatagaacatttaccaaaaactcaatattttcgtagggggttaacccatagattttgaaaaaaattcaaaaatatgaaaattttgttttaatgcatagtttaatccttcactaacatatgatgaaggtcaaagagctTTGGAacttttgtcgtctccgtttctcaaaaaaatagcgattttatagtggttagtccaccaatttatggagtattattaagttttacaaaattaattttaaaaaaataaaacgatgttaatgtaccatgaaagagagtttaatatacattaatacaaatgtagaatgtgtttagaaattttaaaacaacactaaagatcataggcttatagagaacatttaccgaaaaactcaatattttcgtaggggttaacccatagattttgaaacaaattcaaaaatatgaaaattttgtttaatgcatagtttcatccttcagtaacatatgatgaaggtcaaagaggtttggattttttggtttttccgtttttctagaaaatagcgattttatagtggttagtttaccaatttatggagtattattaagttttactaaattaattttaaaaaaataaaacgatgtcaatgtaccatgaaagagagtttaatatacattaatacaaatgtagaatgtgtttaaaatgtagaatgtgtttagaaattttcaaacaacactaaagatcataggcttatatagaacatttaccgaaaaactcaatattttcgtaggggttaacccatagattttgaaaaaaattcaaaaatacgaaaattttgttttaatgcatagttgcatccttcacaaaCATACAAAGAAGGTCAAAGAGCATTGTAActttttgtctttgtttctctggaaaataacgattttatagtggttagtccaccaatttatggagtattattaagttttactaaattaattaaaaaaattaaaacgatatcaatgtaccatgaaagagagttttttatacattaatacaaatgtagaatgtgtttacaaattttaaaacaacactaaagatcataggcttacatagaacatttaccaaaaaactcaatattttcgtaggggttaacccataaattttgagaaaaattcaaaaaatatgaaaattttgtttaatgcatatttgcattattcactaacatatgatgaaggtcaaagagattttcaactttttttttgtctttgtttcctagagaatagcaattttatagtggttagtccaccaatttagggagtattatgaagttttacaaaattaattgagaaaaaattaaaacgatgttcaTGTTccttgaaagagagtttaatacattaatacaaatgtagaatgtgtttagaaattttataacAACACTAAACATCATAGGCTTCAAGATATAgaacatttacaaaaaaatcaatgtTTTCGTAGggacccatagattttgaggaaaaattcaaaaatatgaaaattttattttaatgcatagtttcatctttcattaacatatgatgaaagtaaaagaggtttggaacttttggtGTCTCGGTTTCCCtagaaaataacaattttatagttgttagtccactaatttatggagtattattaagttttactaaattaattgacaaaaaattataatgatgtcaatgtaccatgaaagagagtttaatatacattaatacaaatttaaaatgtgtttagaaattttaaaacaacactaaagatcattggctacagtatatagaacatttaccaaaaaatcaatattttcgtaagggttaacccataaattttgagaaaaaaattcaaaaatatgaaaattttcttttaatgtatagttgcatccttcactaacataggataaatgtcaaagaggattgaaacttttgttgtctctgtttctctagaaaatagtgattttatagtggttaatccaccaatttatggagtattatgaagttttactaaattaattgacaaaaaaattaaaacgatgtccatgtaccatgaaagagagtttaatatacatttatacaaatgtaaaatgtgtttagaaattttaaaacaacacaaaagatcATTGGCtacagtatatagaacatttaccaaaaaataaatattttcgtaagggttaacccatagattttgagaaaaaaattcaaaaatatgaaaattttgttttaatgcatagtttcatccttcagtaacatatgatgaaggtcaaagagattttgaactttttttgtctccgtttctctagaaaatagcgattttatagtggttagtccaccaatttatggagtattattaagttttactaaattaattaaaaaaaattaaaacgatatcaatataccatgaaagagagtttaatatacattaatacaaatgtataatatgtttagaaattttaaaacaacactaaagatcattggcttatatagaacatttaccgaaaaactcaatattttcgtagggacacatagcttttgagaaaaaattcaaaaatattaaaattttgtttcaatgcatagttgcatccttcactaacatatgataaaggtcGAAGAGGTTTGGATTTTTTTggtgtctccgtttctctagaaaatagcgattttattgtggttagtctaccaatttatggagtattattaagttttactaaattaatttaaaaaaaataaaacgatgtcaatgtaccatgaaagagagtttaatatatattaatacaaatgtagaatgtgtttagaaattttaaaacaacactaaagatcataggcttatatagaacatttaccggaaaacaaaatattttcgtaggggttaacccatagattttgaaaaaaattcaaaaatatgaaaatttcgttttaatgcatagttgcatccttcactaacatataatgaaggtcaaagagcATTGTAACTTTTTATCtttgtttctctagaaaataacgattttatagtggtttgtccaccaatttagggagtattatgaagttttacaaaattaattgataaaaaattaaaacaatgtcCATGTTccttgaaagagagtttaatacattaatacaaatgtagaatgtgtttagaaattttaaaacaacactaaagatcataggcttcaagatatagaacatttacaaaaaaaaatcaattttttcgtagggacccatagattttgttttaatgcattgtttcatctttcactaacatatgatgaaggtcaaagaggtttgtaacttTTGGTGTCTCGGtgtctctagaaaatagcgattttatagttgttagtccaccaatttatagagtattattaagttttactaaa is part of the Brassica rapa cultivar Chiifu-401-42 chromosome A09, CAAS_Brap_v3.01, whole genome shotgun sequence genome and harbors:
- the LOC103836896 gene encoding uncharacterized protein LOC103836896 — protein: MSRPIPIEMMVQEFKKNHTNSHLFKIDNFSLLTKYEIDCIESSVFDLCGRKWKILVNYDEDEEHVSIFFENQDPLDVELEYQVYVVSQLKAVWYPKANVKWDFSASSKPIAKGITNLMSLDDLKSKGFLIEDCCMFGASLPDQKTERPGTAECFSLIEKPLNNKVTWMMTKFSSFDAEKAHQSNEFIVGNRKWRIEVHPRGHEEAKGESCSVYLVGEGYINNAPKTKTFAKSKLRALDQVNRNHLEATDSYWVDEEYDDTNGFMEFMPLSKLCEPYLVKDKFYVGVEFEVISVAKYV